The genomic region aaaagttgaaaaggaaggttttgaataaggaacagaagggttaaaacttagagaccactgcaaattgaacacttctgctcctcacaacttttttggaaaggtgcagtggtctcttaatttccaGCCCTGTCTTCTTTTTGtgttctgcttttgttttgaagATGTTTGTGGAGCTTGATTTCGTGCACCCGAGGAGGGGCTTTAAAGGCTGGCTTTGCAGGTGTGAAGGGTCTCTTGCCGGGGACATTGTGGTTGCGTGcttgttttaataatttaatacgTTATTTATACTCTTTGTTGATGTGTGGTAACCTTTGGGCTTGTGTGATTAATTACCCACAGCAAAGTCACACAAAGTCTAGGGTTGAGCTACTGTAGTTGGGATTGAGCTACTGTACTTTGACATCTTTCCTCTCTTGTGTTGTACATGGTGGATTGATTGGGTTGTAGGTTGTCATGGCGTCGGTTATTGATGAGTTTCTTGAAGGTTTGTTGGAGGAAATCCTCGACAGGTGTACGAAAGATCAGTTATTGCGGTTGGCTGGGCACTACGGTAGTGAGATCAGTGACAATCGTTTGAAGGATTCAGTTCGATCCATATTGCTTGCAAACTTGTTCCACCAGGGTGTATTGGTGGAGGATACGCCTGATCTAGCCTCTGTAGAGGAACCTTGTTCTTCCTGTGGGTTTGTTAGCATGTAACCTATTAATTTGGTTGTGCTGAGTGGTTTTTCATCTGagcattattattgttattgttgttgcaCTTGGAATATGATAGGGTTAAGCACGAATAGGAGCTGGTATATAAAAGTGAGCTAGAGTGGGCTAAGATTAAACTGCAACAAGAACAGTTTTCTTTGACAAAGGATGGAAAGCTTTAGAAagagtgttttggagtagttccTGGGTCACCCAGGGGTTGTTTTTCCCTGGGTTATGTTCCGCAGGTGTTGTGGGTACATTCATTTACGACTTTGGCCAAAGTTTAGTGAATCAGACCTGAGACATGTTTCTTATTGTTTGAATTGGTCGTTGATGCCTGACGATGGCCGAATACAGACCATACCTTGATGTTACAGTGTGTCTTGACTGGAAAGTTTCAGGAAGCTTATTCGGCTCTTAGAGTGACCGATAGCGAGGTCTACGGTAGGGTAAAAGCGGCAGTGTTACTAGACTATGAACTGGTTCCTGAAGCTTATTGGCAAAGTCTTTCTTTTCTGTGTCTAAAACAGTTGAACAAACTCATGTCGAGTTTGCATGAGTGGTATCGTCTCAGTTCAATTGGTGGTGTTCGGCTCCTGAACATATATTGCTGCGCGTAAAGTGAAGAGTCTGTTGGAGGCTGTGGTTTTGGCTGATGAGTATGTGTTGACTCATAGGGGTAATTTTGTGTTGGGTCATGATCGTGTTGAGGAAGGTTGGTCAAGTTGCTCCTCTGGGTCTCGTTCCTATAGATCTTGTTTCTTGGGGGGTTGAGGCGTTCCCGCCCCCTGATCAGGAGTCGGTTGGCCCTAGTACTGACTCCTGTCATTATTGCAGGTTTAGAGGTCATTGGAAAAGGGAATGTCCCGACCTTAAGATTGGAGGTAAAACATCTGGGTCTTCTCCTTTTGAGAGGCCCACTGTGTTGGATGCTCTGGTTTGGGTTTCGGGACATCCTGTGGCAGTAACTTCCTGTAGCAGTAACTTCCTGTGGCAGTAACTTATGGTCCGACGTTTACGGCCGATGTCCACCAAATGCTTCAAACTCATTGCGTTGTGCCGGAAGTCATTCATTCTCAATGGAATGTTTCCGAAAAGGTGTGTGTCCAATGCGATCCTGCATTGCGGTGCATTTAGTGTAACGCATGCATTCAATATTTTCAACTTGTACATGGTTTTGCGGTTAGGTTGGTACAACAGAAGTTCAAGTTCCCAATGAAAGGAGTGGCACATAGCAGGACCATGCCAACTAGACGTTGGGCAGGCTAATTTGACGATATGCATAACAAAATAATTCCTACATCAAATACGGAGCTCATGCGTTTCCTTGGTTTGGTGAGTTATTAATGTGGGTTTTGTCGGGACTGTTCTACTGTGATTGCCCCGCTTACTGATTAACTAAAGGCTAGGGTGgagtttgtttgttgtttgttttgaggtGTATGTGGGGTCTGGTGAGGTCCCTTTGGTGGTCTTCACAGACAATTATCCAACTGGCCTAAGAGGCGGGCTGTGACAATACTTACCAAGGTTTGGTAGGTCAACTGTCCTGTCTATAGTAAATGGAAGACAGTGATAACATCATAAACATAAACACTACATacagtattatattatatattgtattctaaatacagtatgtatgaGTCTACTCACCATTTCCCTTCCATAGGTACACTGTAATACAGGATAGAAGACAGTCAGAACAACTTAACCatcaacaacacatttaaaataatatagtaGAATGTCTTATATGACTACTCACCAGTCCCTTTCCACAGGTCATCTTTAATATAGAGTAGATAGAAGACAGTGGGAACATAATAAACATGTCATGATatcaaaaaagtatattttcttGGTAGGTAATCAATATCTTATGAGATGGCTAAATACGTTAATTAGATATAAATGATCTATTGGATACCATACTGTATGGAATTTCCCcacatttttactgtattcatgcttatttgtatttgtaataaaataGTTTCTAAAAGCAAATTGTGCAACTAACTGCGCAGATAAATAGCTTTACCCAATTTTCTCAGgtggcctaagacttttgcacagttcTATAGTTCAGACTAGGTTTATTGTTTTGGTAAGCATCACTTTACCACATACAGCTTAACATTAAAACACCTGTTGACATTATCTGTCATTCCATTTTGATCCTCTTTATTTCTGTTAGTGAAGTTATAAGGCTGGATCCTGTAAACACCACATTACTTACCCAGCACagatgtctgtttttctgtagaTAAACAGATAACAGACTCAATGATAGTTATGTATGTATACTCAAGTGTAATGTGTAGTAGATGGAAGACAGTAGGACCATTATTAACATAACAACCATAAGATGTAGTCTGTTTAGTTCCTTACAGTCATTAGTGTGTTATCTGGGTTAGACATTAAAACATTACTTACTCGGGGTCATTCACACACATATCCATAGATACAGGTCAACAATGTACTTCCTGAATTCAAATGTAATAGTTCATTAATTACCCAGTCATTCAGACTAGTTCATTACTTACCAAGCACAGATCTCTGATTTTCTGGAGATAAATAGATACATAGAGTCATTCACACACATATCCATAGATACAGGTCAACAATGTACTTCCTGAATTCAAATGTAATATGTAATCGATAAAAGACAATGGGAGCATTATAGACATATAatgttccctgtgtgtgtgtgtgtgtggggggggggggggggtcattacTCAGACTAGTTCATTACTTACCCAGCACAGATCTCTGTTTTTCTGGAGATAAATAGATACATAGAGTCATTCACACACATATCCATAGATACAGGTCAACAATGTACTTCCTGAATTCAAATATAATATGTAATCGATAAAAGGCAATGGGAACATTATAGACATGAAAGCCAGTAACCTGGGTTAAGGGCACTAAAACTTTAATTTCACtacctttatttttacataacCAGTAGACAGTCAGAGCTAACCCAAGCACAGTGATGACTCCCAAAGACAATGACACAATGAAGGACCGTCTCCATGGAGTTGTGTAATCAAACAGCTCACCTAAACACACAAATCATGAGACATCAAACAACAGGGATTCACTCTAATAACAGTGGATTTAATGGAAGGTGCTCAACTATCCTCTGTCTTAACATCTTTGAAATATAACACCAAActagttgggacgctgtgtgaaATGCTAATAGgaagagaatgcaatgatgtgtatttcaaaatgtatattttttttttcaagaaacaataacatttcctagtttcaacatttgaaatgttgtccatgtacaattatctatatagggtttaaatgatttgcacatcattgcaatctatttttatatatatacggTATTTGAAACATCAATATACTATATTTGCAGTGTGTCAACAAAACAATACTATGTTGTATTACTCACTggggatgtgaacctctgtctctgATATCTCATTGATCTGTTCCTGTAGGACTCTACAGGTAAAGAGGTTGGTGTCAGTCTCCTGGACAATGACATGTTGTTTGACTGTGTAGAATCCCTTtaagtctctgtgtgtctcaggAGGTCCAGCAGAGAGACTGACTCCTTTACTGTCCAGCCACACCAGATCGGGTTCAGGGTGCCAGCCTTCAGATTGACACACCagacccatccctccctctctgtgtccttcAATGGACACCACTGGTCTGGACCCTAcagctacagacagacagatagactggATGTTAACAGATGACAACCATCATAGACTGTATACAGTCATACAAAGGAAAGAGGTGACAGTCATTTAATTTAGTACATGAAAGTGAACTCACCTTTAACAAAGACTTGAATAGTAACATCGTCATACCAGTTCTGTGATTTAATAAAGCATTTGTAACGTCCCTCATCAGTCCCTTGTACCCTGGTCAGTTTTAAAGAGGTGTTTCCCCTCCACAGTTCCTCTTTAAACAGTGATGTTCTTCCACTGTAGGAGGGAATCAGATTCTCTTCTATGATACTTCCATTTTGGTATCGATAGACATGTTCATCTATGAAGTCCAGGTTCAGCCAGTCCACTGTCATGTCCTCAACACTGATGTTGGGTTTGAGGTAACAGGGTAGAATGATGTCATCACCAGCCACAGCAACAATGGGTTCATTTGGACCACGAACTTCAAACTTCACTGAAGAGAAAATACAGACATGAAGAAACAGTTACTGTATGAGCAAAAGCCACTAATGACAGACaggtaaaatgtaatttataaacGGTCCATTTTCAGCCTTCATAGGTATAATCAAAGAAAACTATATTTCCAATCCTAGTGATATTGGACCTTATGTGAAGTTTGTCACAGTTGacctgttagaaatcagccgtttcatacagtggttgaaataatgatggTGTTCCTGGTCATCAAGGGAGATagtaattcagttatttattgcagcatttgattgTCTATATAATAGTCTATATGATAGTCTAtatgatagtctattgttcatgatgttacagactggGTCTTCATGCACAATGTCTTAtaaactcaatctcaaagaacttCCAGTGGTCCTCTGTTTTAAAGACATTGCAAGACAGAATACACTtaagcccattggctatttACTGTCCCGCTTTGAATGAACTTGGCTTCAtgtgtacagataaacagatgttcttttgttacgtaaacataacaagcatacgtTCATATACTTCAACAGACCATACAATATTGCTAGACACACTGGATAACACTGGTTGGTCTTAGTGTGTCAGACAGAGGTGTTGAGGACAAAGAAAGAGCTTTGATGCCATTCAGCTCTCTTTCCAAAACATTCAACAACTCCGAAACTCTGGTAAAACTAAGTGTATGGTTTTCAATCGATCgctgcccacacctgtccatctGACTAGCATCACTACGCTAGATGGGTCTGAATTAGAATACGTGGACACATACAAATACTTAGGTGTCTGGTTTGACAGTTCAGCTCCACATAAACCACCTCCAATCTAAAATAAAGTCTAGGATTGGCTTCCTATTCCATAACAGGGCCTCCTTCACTCTATTCCATAACAGGGCCTCCTTCACTCTATTCCATAACAGGGCCTCCTTCACTCTATTCCATAACAGGGCCTCCTTCACTTTATTCCATAACAGGGCCTCCTTCACTCTATTCCGCAACAGGGCCTCCTTCACTCATGATGCTCAAACTTCCGATGGTGAAAATGTCAGTCGTACCAATTCTAGATTTCAGTGATGTCATCTACAGAACTGCCGTGCCACAAAATGTCTCCCAAACTTGAATTGATTGTTCCCCTTACTGCCTTCAAATTATGTCTGTCTGAGCTCTTGTCCGCTCACTGTATGTTCACTCTCTTCCATCATTCATGCCCTGTTTTGCACACCCTATTCTGTCTGTTATTGACACAATAGTGTGATTGTTTTTAAGGCAAATCAACACTGGTGTCTTCACTTAGATAGCTTGGttagtggttgtgtgtgtgtgaacattaAGTTCAGGTTAGGTTCAACGGTATGGATTTTTCACCAGCTCTGTACTGGCTAAGTACATTGCAGACAAGCTGACCTGAACATTTTTCATTCATCTCAGATCAGACAGGGTTGCTCAAAATATCAGACCAGATAAAATGTTATACTATGAACTTTTTGACAGTGGTGAGATACAGTAAGTGGTCATTCACCACCAGACTAGAGAGACTGTGACAGTGGTGAGATACAGTAAGTAGTCATTCACCACCAGACTAGAGAGACTGTGACAGTGGTGAGATACAGTAAGTAGTCATTCACCACCAGACTAGAGAGACTGTGACAGTGGGGAGATACAGTAAGTAGTCATTCACCACCAGACTAGAGAGACTGTGACAGTGGGGAGATACAGTAAGTAGTCATTCACCACCAGACTAGAGAGACTGTGACAGTGGTGAGATACAGTAAGTAGTCATTCACCACCAGACTAGAGAGACTGTGACAGTGGTGAGATACAGTAAGTAGTCATTCACCACCAGATTAGAGAGACTGTGACAGTGGGGAGATACAGTAAGTAGTCATTCACCACCAGTCTAGAGAGACTGTGACAGTGGGGAGATACACCACACAGTCAGTTGATCCATGTGATACTGAGATGGTGTTACAGACATGAAGACACAACTATCAGCAGACCCAGAGATGTAACGAGTGTCTCTGTGTAAAGTAGTGTGGTTACAATGACAAACATGCTGATTCAATCCAAACAACCTGTTTCCTCCTAACCTGCACACACTGACAAATGAACCACCTCTGTTGTTGCTTggtctttggggtttcagactgggtgtctgtaaaagcacttttgtgacaactgctaatcgATTGAACCAActcttttttgtctctcagGAGTCAACCTACACGAGGACCCAGTAAcccacctcctcttcatccATAAACCACAGACCATCAACATCATTTACTTTCCTTCTTCCTGAGAGGGAATCTGAAAAGTCTACATTATGAGAGAAGTGTGGGTCTAATGAAATCTCCCCCAGTAACACCAgatgactcagtagtgtgggtCTAATGAAACCTCCCCCAGTAACACCAgatgactcagtagtgtgggtCTAATGAAACCTCCCCCAGTAACACCAgatgactcagtagtgtgggtCTAATGAAACCTCCCCCAGTAACACCAGATTACTCAGTAGTGTGGGTCTAATGAAACCTCCCCCAGTAACACCAgatgactcagtagtgtgggtTTAATTAAATCTATCCCAGTAACACCAgatgactcagtagtgtgggtCTAATTAAATCTCCTCCAGTAACACCAgatgactcagtagtgtgggtCTAATTAAATCTCCTCCAGTAACACCAgatgactcagtagtgtgggtCTAATGAAATCTCCCCCAGTAACACCAGATTACTCAGTAGTGTGGGTTTAATTAAATCTATCCCAGTAACACCAGATGGTTCAGTAGTGTGGGTCTAATGAAACCTCCCCCAGTAACACCAgatgactcagtagtgtgggtCTAATGAAACCTCCCCCAGTAACACCAGATGACTTTATGGTGTCCTGTCACTCAAGCATGTAAAACATGCTGACAGATTCCGGATCTTTGGAGTTTAATGTTCAGCAGAATAAAgatgtcattttatatattaacatacagtatgttcatttttaacatacatgtttcattattaacatacagtatgttaattgcatgtaaataaaatgtccatCACTACCACACCTACAAAACAGATGATGGTTAAATGAACATGGATGTATGTTAGGAGGGAATGGAGACACTCAACTATGTAGACCAGAGTAGAGGAGATATATGGAAAAGTACTGGGAACTCAAAAAAGGAGGTAACATATTAGGGATCTTCAGATCATTCTGATCAACATTAAACAGGCTGGTAGATGTGCTGTCGTAGTCTTTCAATGATAGTTTctctgtgacatactgaagatGTTTTACACCTTGAACATTTCCTTAAAAAGTTCATAGTATAAAATGTTATCTGGTCTGATGTTTTGAGCCACACTGTCTGATCTGCCATGAATGaccaacattaaaaacaattatgatCAGGAACATTTTCTAGGTTGGCTGGTCTGCTATGTACATAGCCTATATACGTAGAGCTGGAGAAAAATCCATACCTGTGAACTTAACCTGAACTTAATGTtcatgcacacaaacatttacaaagctAATTAAATGGGGACACCACCGTTGATTTGCCTTAAAAACAATCCTAAACCCTCAACAAAACCCCAACTCCTCACCTTCAACATACCTGtaattcctaaccctaacttaaTCTTTGACCTAAAGTCTTAACTTTCTTTTCATTTGTGGACATGAGAAATTCCCAATTAGTCTCCTTTTACAGTTTTATCCTCGTTTATACAGTAAAaccctcccctcccccaacacacacacacacagagaagtaATGACTGTAGTTACCAGATTCAGAGGTTAAACTGTGGAGGAGAATCAGCAGAGTCACATACAGACTATCTGGTCCAGTCACCATTATTCCTGAAGGAGACAGTTCACCTTACGAAGAAACAAATCATAAAGATCAGTACCAACAAACACAATGTATATCTATTGATGACTGATTATAATAGACACAATGATTGTTACCTTCTTTACAGCACGTCCATAAAGAAGAATGTATAGgagtgaaaatgaaaataacagaTATGACTTCATCCAACAAGACATTCACAGATTATTCCTACAGAAGAGTACAGTCCCACACCCACAATCACTGGCTGAGAACtggaattcattacatttttcaggATCTTGACTGagttatttatgtattttttttctgactTATTCAACTGTCTTTTTCCTCAGCAGCTTCATGACTTTGTAACAAGTAAAAAATTAATCAAACCTTTTCATCAAAAATTCCTACTGTAGTCAATCAGGGAGATTTCTTTGCATTTCATTATAGTTTTGTTTAATCTATGATGTAAATAAAAGTGGACCATAAGTGGTTTTCTTGCACTGCATAATTAGGTATTGAAGGTGAAGTCTGTATGTAATAGCTGATCTTTCCTGTTATTCTGGTTGTCCCAGAAAGTGAATCAAAAGTCCCAACACATTTTGCAGGAAGGAAAGTAATGACAGAAATACTATTGAAAGCAAGAGGCCTATTCCAAGAAACTACATACAAGAGTATTCAGTTCATTTACATTATAAACAATGTTTCCTTTCATCAGGACAAGGTCATTTAAAGGCATTCAGTTGTGATTGCGGCCTAACAAGACCTTTTTCAGAGTCAAAATCTTTGAAATAGTACAACCCCTTTTCTAAAACGTAtagaaaaacaatgcaatgatgtgcaaatcattcaaacactattcaatagaaaatagtacaaagacaaaatatcaaatgttgaaactgagaaatgttattgtttcttgaaaaatattatatctcacataagtgagtacacccctcacatttcagaaaatatttgattacatcttttcatgtgacaacactgaagtaatgatactttgctacaatgtaaagtagtgagtgtacagcatgtataacagtgtaaatttgctctcccctcaaaataactcaacacacagccattaatgtctaaaccgcgggcaacagaagtgagtacacccctaagtgaaaatgtcaaaattgggcccaattagccattttccctccctggttaGCTAGTTAGTTAAGCTTTATTATCCCCCATGGGGCAATTTTGTTTACAGCCAGCAGACACATACAACGTACcatcaacacaaaacaatagaacacatataaaataatacCTTAAATATACTCATACATTTAAAAGACTAATCACTCTAGGATCATGGATTTTTTGAACCTGTTGGTGTTAGCCCGTGGTAAAAACTCTTGGCACAAGGGGTGAGAAGGGTCAGTAATGATGGCCTTTGCCTTCCTCATCTGACCCTGTACACCTCGCTAAGGTCATTTAGGGCAATTCCAGCAATTTTACTACATATTTTGACAACATCATTAAGACAGTTCTTTTGCTTCTCCAAGAGGGAACCGTGCCAACAGATAAATGAGAAAGTAAGAATTGATTCAATAAAGCAGGAATAAAACAATTTCATAAAAGTAGTGTCcaaatttaaatttaaaaaaagttttagaTAAAAATACATACGTTGATGTGCCTTCTTACAAACAGCATCTACCTGGTACTCAAAGCGCAACCTATTGTCAATGACTGTGCCCAGGTATTTATAGTTCTCTACCTGATCCATACCCTGGCTGTTGGTAAAAGCTGGAGGAAGAGACACAGGTGACCTGCCAAAGTTAATGTacatttctttagttttgttTACATTAATGTTTAAGAAAGCAGTTTCACACCACTCAACAAAATCTGATAAAACAGGACCATACCCACAGTCTTTCTGACTTAGAAGTGAAACGATAACAGAgtcgtctgcaaacttaacAACGTGACATCCTGGATAGCTGCTCTGACAGTCATTAGTATACAGGACAAATAAAAGTGGCGACAGTACACAGCCCTGCGGAGATCTGGTCGATGACAAAAGAACATCCGATTGGATCCCATTCACCCTAACTTGCTGAGGCCGCTCTGTTAAAAAGTCCATCAGCCAACTGATCAAGCCTGGATCAATGTTAAGATTTTGTTTCAGTTTATCAGCTAAAACATGAGGCTGAATACAGTTAAATGCGGAAGAAAAATCAACAAAAACCAAACGGACCAGAGAACCTGCCCCTTCGAGGATTTAAAAGTGTTCCCATAGCATCATCCACACCTCGACCTGGTCTATAAGAAAACTGTAAAGGGTCCAGACTGCCCTGCACAGAGTCCATTATGGCAGTCTTCACCAGTTTTTCAAATGATTTCATCACCAGGGAAGTGAGTGCTACAGGTCGAAAATCATTAAGTAGCTTTGGGGCTTTAATTTTAGCGACTGGAACAATTATAGAGTCCTTCCAGAGACGAGGGACCATATGCAACTGCAGTGATAATTGAATGATGTATGTGAAAATGTCCGCCAGCTGTACAGCACAGTTTTTAAAAAGTCGTCCTCCAATATGATCAGGACCAGGGCTTTTCCGCTCTTTGACTGATCTAAAAGCTTTAATGACAGAACATTTATCGATGTGAACATTAGTGGTAGGAAATCAGTATCCTTAAAGACAGACACCTCTTTGCTAAAATTATGGTTATTGTAAcggtcccttcctgaagggacCATTccactttgtgttttctgtgtgtccttatcttgtccttgtatggtctttcctgttcttgtttcagttaatcggtatattcatttcacctgtgttttagcccccacctgtttatgttctcctcgtttctcagtgtatttagttcagccattttctccctgttatGGTtagtcattgtgtgtgtttgcccgtcatgtttgtgtgctcctgtgctcctgtgctcctgtgctcctgtgctcctgtgctcctgtgctcctgtgctcctgtgctccccTGAACTCAGGGGTATTTTTGCAGTGCCCGGCACTCTGTTCTTtaatttttgttaaataaaaaggggaaTCCCTCAACCTTCTgcgcttgcctccgtctccTAATCTACAAACGTGACAGTTATCATaacgattaaaaaaaacattacattcatttGAAAGTTGTAAGTCATTTATCCCATTAAGTGAGACTATACTCTTCTTTGTTGGCATACCCATCATATTCTTCACACCTTCCCATGCATTACCAACACTAAATAAGTTTACAACTTTATCTTTATAAGCAAACTTTGCAAGTTTAAGTTCTCTCTTAACTTGCTTTGAAAGCTCCCTATATTGTTGCATTTCTccttgataaaaataaatattcctcTGATCAATCATTTTCTTTACAGATTTTGAGACCCATTGTTTATTATTAGCATAAATTAGATAGGATTTTTTGGGGACAATCATGTTATCTGTTAATTCATTTATATCTGTGCAGGCATTCTTAAAAACGTCCCAGTCAGTATCAGCAAAACATTCTAGTAGATCATTCACTGATTCATCCGACCAGACCGGCACCAGAGTTCGCTCAGGCTTGTTCCTCTTCAGGACAGTTTTATATGTCGGAACAAGATAAACAACACTGTAGTCGGACGCACCAATAGGAGCTCTCGGGAGTGATTTATATGCTCCTTTGACTGTCCCAAAACAAAGATCAAGACACTTAGAATGCCGAGTCGGACAAGTGACATATTGAAAAGAGTGACCAAGTGCTTTCCCGGGTTTACAGTGGTTGAAGTCTCCCATTAAAAAAAGCTTGTGTTCCAAACAACTCTCACACACTGCTGCCGCGTGTCGCCATACTAGCGCCATCTAGCTTTGTAACACTaacggtgtcatgtgactcgttagtgttacaaggactcgggtgtgaatggggagcaggtgtgttaaatttagtgttatcgctctcacactccctcatactggtcactggaagttcaacatggcacctcatggcaaaaaactctctggggatctgaaaaaaagaattgttgctctacataaagatggcctaggctataagaagattgccaagaccctgaaattgagctgcagcacggtggccaagaccatacagcgatttaacaggacaggttccactcagaacaggcctcgccatggtcgaccaaagaagttgagtgcacgtgctcagcgtcatatccagaggttgtctttgggaaatatgagtggacgtatgagtgctgccagcattgctgcagaggtttaaggggtggggggtcagcctgtcagtgctcagaccatacgccgcacactgcatcaaattggtctgcatggcagtcgtcccagaaggaagcctcttctaaagatgatgcacaagaaagcccgcaaacagtttgctggagacaagcagactaaggacaatgctttactggaaccatgtcctgtggtctgatgagaccaagataaacgtatttggttcagatggtgtcaagcgtgtgtggcggcaactaggtgaggagtacaaagacaagtgtgtcttgcctacagtcaagcatgttggTAGGAGtgtcaagatctggggctgcgtgagtgctgccggcactggggagctacagttcattgagggaaccatgaatgccaacatgtactgttcggagactgggccacagggcagtattccaacatgataacaaacccaaacacacttccaagacgaccactgacttgc from Esox lucius isolate fEsoLuc1 chromosome 5, fEsoLuc1.pri, whole genome shotgun sequence harbors:
- the LOC105008264 gene encoding butyrophilin subfamily 1 member A1-like; the encoded protein is MVTGPDSLYVTLLILLHSLTSESVKFEVRGPNEPIVAVAGDDIILPCYLKPNISVEDMTVDWLNLDFIDEHVYRYQNGSIIEENLIPSYSGRTSLFKEELWRGNTSLKLTRVQGTDEGRYKCFIKSQNWYDDVTIQVFVKAVGSRPVVSIEGHREGGMGLVCQSEGWHPEPDLVWLDSKGVSLSAGPPETHRDLKGFYTVKQHVIVQETDTNLFTCRVLQEQINEISETEVHIPSELFDYTTPWRRSFIVSLSLGVITVLGLALTVYWLCKNKEKQRSVLENQRSVLEKQTSVLDDLWKGTVYLWKGNDRTVDLPNLDELRKYVFKAIRRHAVDVTLDPDTAHPHLILSDDGKQVRLGDTKQDLPDNPKRFNSSLCVLGKEGFSSGRFYYEVQVKGKTAWVLGVVRESVNRKKGAITESPESGFWTVNLCDGVYQALTDPRIILPLREEPQKVGVFVDYEEGQVSFFNVEARCHIYSFSDQTFTEKLYPFFHPNESDPLVICPVDVTD